From one Salvelinus sp. IW2-2015 linkage group LG11, ASM291031v2, whole genome shotgun sequence genomic stretch:
- the tnfrsf1b gene encoding tumor necrosis factor receptor superfamily member 1B isoform X1, with product MILRTVSGVLTVRIFLAIMVQPVENMVYTLPYTXDSDGSCRNKTAEYYNTDVNLCCSKCTSGTRRKVVCSSTSDTACEPCPSGQYSGTFNYFSKCFRCPKCSTEKGLKYVQKCSSTTKTQCACRTGMYCVLGQHPDCKECARYTYCQPGHGVSVEGTTAGQEAGTAESDVECASCPNGTFSDQLSYTQICQHHTDCVSQGRDVLTYGTATTDAVCDPKVNGRLVSILQTTTPPSPPTTMPPSGKGHTTSSLQSMDMSTVPTTRGSKLTSSPSDPLVIAPTEEKSPGVDLWIVAGAIGGVMFLLLIIGTIIYKKAVTKFIRVSSTEDINGNSEKEVIKCLLGKGDCSNVGQAETQQDAIKTWSGSGCSTSLEGLSISPIQSILPQPNILASNPQPSPQSTSPLASVPLVNVNITVTYPVDIGNELCSRPTSTQIDSPQADPVAPLSREEEVYVNMPQREGCKEALTAVQEFGNDV from the exons ATGATACTGAGGACTGTAAGTGGCGTTCTTACAGTAAGGATTTTTCTAGCAATCATGGTGCAGCCTGTTGAGAACATG GTGTACACTCTGCCATACACAYCAGACTCTGACGGATCCTGCCGTAACAAAACAGCTGAATACTATAACACAGATGTAAACCTGTGCTGCAGCAAGTGTACTTCTG GGACACGCCGGAAAGTTGTATGCAGCTCTACCTCAGACACGGCGTGTGAACCATGTCCTAGTGGCCAGTACAGCGGGACCTTTAATTACTTCTCAAAATGCTTCAGATGTCCCAAGTGTTCAACAG AGAAAGGCCTGAAGTATGTCCAGAAGTGCTCCAGCACCACCAAGACTCAGTGTGCGTGCCGGACTGGGATGTACTGCGTACTGGGCCAACACCCGGACTGTAAGGAGTGTGCCAGATATACATACTGCCAGCCTGGTCATGGGGTCTCTGTAGAAGGTACCACAGCTGGACAGGAGGCTG GGACAGCAGAGTCAGATGTGGAATGTGCATCATGCCCCAATGGAACCTTCTCTGACCAGCTCTCTTACACCCAGATCTGCCAGCACCACACAGA TTGTGTGTCTCAGGGGAGGGACGTACTGACTTACGGTACAGCCACCACCGATGCGGTGTGTGATCCGAAGGTAAATGGACGACTGGTCTCCATCCTCCAAACCACCACACCTCCAAGCCCACCGACCACAATGCCACCCTCTGGTAAAGGGCATACCACATCAAGTCTACAGAGCATGGATATGTCTACAGTACCAACCACCCGAGGCTCAAAGCTGACATCTAGTCCCTCTGATCCACTGGTCATCGCTCCAACGGAAGAAAAATCACCAGGCGTTGACCTTTGGATAG TTGCAGGTGCTATCGGAGGTGTTATGTTCCTGCTGCTGATCATAGGCACTATCATTTACAAGAAAG CCGTCACTAAGTTCATACGTGTATCTTCTACAGAAGATATAAATGGAAATTCTGAGAAGGAGGTCATTAAA tgTCTGCTGGGGAAAGGAGACTGCAGTAATGTCGGTCAGGCAGAGACACAGCAGGATGCTATTAAGACCTGGTCAGGCTCAGGGTGCTCCACCAGCCTGGAGGGCCTGTCAATAAGCCCCATCCAGTCCATCCTTCCACAGCCCAACATCCTGGCCAGCAACCCCCAGCCCAGCCCCCAATCCACCAGCCCTCTGGCATCTGTCCCCCTAGTTAATGTCAACATCACTGTTACCTACCCTGTGGACATAGGAAATGAGTTATGCTCCAGACCTACCAGCACCCAGATAGACTCACCACAAGCTGACCCCGTGGCCCCTTTAtcaagggaggaggaggtgtatgTGAACATGCCACAGCGAGAGGGTTGCAAAGAGGCACTTACGGCAGTACAGGAGTTTGGAAATGATGTATGA
- the tnfrsf1b gene encoding tumor necrosis factor receptor superfamily member 1B isoform X2: protein MILRTVSGVLTVRIFLAIMVQPVENMVYTLPYTXDSDGSCRNKTAEYYNTDVNLCCSKCTSGTRRKVVCSSTSDTACEPCPSGQYSGTFNYFSKCFRCPKCSTEKGLKYVQKCSSTTKTQCACRTGMYCVLGQHPDCKECARYTYCQPGHGVSVEGTTAGQEAGTAESDVECASCPNGTFSDQLSYTQICQHHTDCVSQGRDVLTYGTATTDAVCDPKVNGRLVSILQTTTPPSPPTTMPPSGKGHTTSSLQSMDMSTVPTTRGSKLTSSPSDPLVIAPTEEKSPGVDLWIVAGAIGGVMFLLLIIGTIIYKKEDINGNSEKEVIKCLLGKGDCSNVGQAETQQDAIKTWSGSGCSTSLEGLSISPIQSILPQPNILASNPQPSPQSTSPLASVPLVNVNITVTYPVDIGNELCSRPTSTQIDSPQADPVAPLSREEEVYVNMPQREGCKEALTAVQEFGNDV from the exons ATGATACTGAGGACTGTAAGTGGCGTTCTTACAGTAAGGATTTTTCTAGCAATCATGGTGCAGCCTGTTGAGAACATG GTGTACACTCTGCCATACACAYCAGACTCTGACGGATCCTGCCGTAACAAAACAGCTGAATACTATAACACAGATGTAAACCTGTGCTGCAGCAAGTGTACTTCTG GGACACGCCGGAAAGTTGTATGCAGCTCTACCTCAGACACGGCGTGTGAACCATGTCCTAGTGGCCAGTACAGCGGGACCTTTAATTACTTCTCAAAATGCTTCAGATGTCCCAAGTGTTCAACAG AGAAAGGCCTGAAGTATGTCCAGAAGTGCTCCAGCACCACCAAGACTCAGTGTGCGTGCCGGACTGGGATGTACTGCGTACTGGGCCAACACCCGGACTGTAAGGAGTGTGCCAGATATACATACTGCCAGCCTGGTCATGGGGTCTCTGTAGAAGGTACCACAGCTGGACAGGAGGCTG GGACAGCAGAGTCAGATGTGGAATGTGCATCATGCCCCAATGGAACCTTCTCTGACCAGCTCTCTTACACCCAGATCTGCCAGCACCACACAGA TTGTGTGTCTCAGGGGAGGGACGTACTGACTTACGGTACAGCCACCACCGATGCGGTGTGTGATCCGAAGGTAAATGGACGACTGGTCTCCATCCTCCAAACCACCACACCTCCAAGCCCACCGACCACAATGCCACCCTCTGGTAAAGGGCATACCACATCAAGTCTACAGAGCATGGATATGTCTACAGTACCAACCACCCGAGGCTCAAAGCTGACATCTAGTCCCTCTGATCCACTGGTCATCGCTCCAACGGAAGAAAAATCACCAGGCGTTGACCTTTGGATAG TTGCAGGTGCTATCGGAGGTGTTATGTTCCTGCTGCTGATCATAGGCACTATCATTTACAAGAAAG AAGATATAAATGGAAATTCTGAGAAGGAGGTCATTAAA tgTCTGCTGGGGAAAGGAGACTGCAGTAATGTCGGTCAGGCAGAGACACAGCAGGATGCTATTAAGACCTGGTCAGGCTCAGGGTGCTCCACCAGCCTGGAGGGCCTGTCAATAAGCCCCATCCAGTCCATCCTTCCACAGCCCAACATCCTGGCCAGCAACCCCCAGCCCAGCCCCCAATCCACCAGCCCTCTGGCATCTGTCCCCCTAGTTAATGTCAACATCACTGTTACCTACCCTGTGGACATAGGAAATGAGTTATGCTCCAGACCTACCAGCACCCAGATAGACTCACCACAAGCTGACCCCGTGGCCCCTTTAtcaagggaggaggaggtgtatgTGAACATGCCACAGCGAGAGGGTTGCAAAGAGGCACTTACGGCAGTACAGGAGTTTGGAAATGATGTATGA
- the LOC111970561 gene encoding tumor necrosis factor receptor superfamily member 21, producing MVGSCFIIDKCKCVRCADDYYWYTQNGLPKCDRCSEACSVDLHLTQVKACGPDSNRECHCDSGFFCVIAVQYTCRKCKPCSPGTFSNKPNLTMSCKPHTDCGHKGMTMVTEGTASQDRVCAQTSPNSPTTTAPPTVHSSEIGFHSSTSSGVSTIRKTLIIASPSGLVGSTSPDAFPITTIYTSADPSPALLTRPSLSQAQSEPSTSPPTRKQVTEHSSFDPNTKLTTRRNPSKVDSNTSPPESASAPPLTMEDNDTGPSPPNLPWLLLIGGLLGVVVLLVGYFVRCRERSLKSMDKWKGPVFGKNDEQICKEGLRGSYNVWESHHCPAALQTASYIQAQPPQESYPHLEAQHLLGRETGGNPRQDGAGLLPPGVMKQVTVDHSGGENISNTVGSIYIYSPGTVVLGYNKSERKVDQVESGVEGCPLTRTPQQESSCPLPEGPALGPERMSTQEETCKELRYPIPATSN from the exons GCTTCATTATTGACAAGTGTAAGTGTGTCCGTTGTGCCGATGACTACTACTGGTACACGCAGAACGGCCTTCCGAAGTGTGACCGCTGCAGCGAAGCCTGCTCAG TTGATCTGCACTTGACACAGGTGAAGGCATGCGGCCCGGACTCAAACCGTGAGTGCCACTGTGACAGCGGCTTTTTCTGTGTCATCGCTGTCCAGTATACCTGCAGGAAGTGTAAGCCGTGCTCGCCCGGAACCTTCTCTAACAAACCAAACCTAACCATGTCCTGCAAACCCCACACAGA TTGTGGCCATAAGGGAATGACCATGGTGACAGAGGGCACTGCCTCTCAGGATCGTGTATGTGCCCAGACCTCCCCTAACTCTCCTACAACCACTGCGCCTCCAACTGTCCACAGCTCAGAGATAGGCTTTCATTCTTCTACCTCCAGTGGAGTCAGCACCATCCGAAAAACCCTCATCATAGCATCCCCATCTGGACTGGTGGGGTCTACATCTCCTGATG CCTTTCCCATAACCACAATTTACACATCTGCAGACCCTTCACCAGCCTTACTCACCAGGCCTTCTCTGTCCCAAGCCCAGAGCGAGCCCTCTACCTCCCCCCCAACTAGGAAACAAGTCACCGAACACAGCTCCTTTGACCCCAACACAAAGCTCACCACCAGGAGAAACCCCAGCAAGGTGGACAGTAACACCTCACCTCCAGAGTCTGCCTCTGCACCTCCTCTTACCATGGAAGACAATG ATACTGGACCGAGCCCTCCCAATCTCCCTTGGCTGTTGCTGATAGGTGGGCTACTAGGGGTTGTCGTGCTGCTGGTTGGTTACTTTGTCCGTTGTAGGGAGAGGTCACTGAAGTCCATGGACAAGTGGAAAG GTCCAGTATTTGGTAAAAAT GATGAGCAGATTTGTAAGGAAGGTTTAAGAGGGAGCTATAATGTGTGGGAGAGCCATCATTGTCCTGCTGCCCTACAGACGGCTTCCTATATACAGGCCCAGCCACCACAGGAGAGTTACCCACACCTGGAAGCCCAGCATCTTCTGGGGAGGGAGACTGGGGGAAATCCTAGACAGGATGGTGCAGGGTTGCTACCTCCAGGGGTCATGAAGCAGGTCACAGTGGACCACTCTGGAGGAGAGAACATTAGCAACACAGTGG GGTCCATTTACATCTACTCTCCGGGGACGGTCGTCCTGGGATACAACAAGTCGGAGAGGAAGGTGGATCAAGTGGAGAGTGGAGTAGAGGGCTGTCCCCTCACTAGAACACCCCAGCAGGAGTCCTCCTGCCCCCTCCCTGAGGGCCCTGCTCTGGGGCCAGAGAGAATGAGTACACAGGAGGAGACCTGCAAAGAGCTGAGATACCCCATCCCAGCCACCAGCAACTGA